One genomic window of Mercenaria mercenaria strain notata chromosome 2, MADL_Memer_1, whole genome shotgun sequence includes the following:
- the LOC128550052 gene encoding uncharacterized protein K02A2.6-like encodes MRPLNKVDSSDPVETMKQKFSEVFVKNDKPILGFKATIHLKENSKPWFHKARPVPYALKDKVTEELKILEKDGVIERVDNSSWASPLVVVPKADKKSLRLCGDYKVSVKS; translated from the coding sequence atgcgtccccttaacaaaGTAGATAGCTCTGATCCGGTAGAAACTATGAAACAAAAATTCTCAGAAGTATTTGTGAAAAATGACAAACCGATTTTAGGTTTCAAAGCAACTattcatttgaaagaaaatagcaAACCATGGTTTCATAAAGCCAGACCGGTACCCTATGCATTAAAAGACAAGGTGACTGAGGAAttgaaaattcttgaaaaagatgGTGTAATTGAGCGTGTCGATAATAGTTCTTGGGCAAGTCCGCTGGTTGTCGTGCCAAAGGCGGACAAGAAAAGTTTACGACTATGCGGGGACTATAAAGTGTCAGTAAAATCGTGA